The genome window GGACTGCTACACATGGCAAGACTTTGATTATCAGTATCTAAAAGGGAATAAaacccaaatacatgtatacacgtgGCTTGAGTGAAtcgcagcaatattagtagaacattcTAACATTGAAATATTTCAACTTTTCTAGCATTTGACTTGCCTATTCCgagcaggggaaataatattaccataACTTATGTCAGTAACATTTCAGGGGAAGGCatacttttctttaaaaaaaaaaaaaaaaaatgaaattctgtcgaattttcttcatattttctctacaTCCTTCCTCATTGTGGTATCCCAAAcattagtcttctcatcaagcaatggctgcaccaaattttgaaaattcaagGCTTTTGCAATGcttttctgattttcctcaagccTTCACTTACATGTTCTACTGTAATTGACTGCATTCCCTCAAtctacatgatattctgctaaacttgtcctttaaaaggtAGTGATGACTGTTTCACACCGAGCGTATTCTAGGTAGCAGTTTGAAACTGCTGCAATCTTCCACTTATTCACAAAGAGCATACAGCACAGACATCACTGTAGATTCCACACTGCAGGAGAACAGTAAGCACTACCCACACTAGCTGAAAAGTCTAGCACACATTTTTTTAAGAGCAAGGCTAACCAGGTCTGCATGTCTGGCTGAGAACACCAAACCTCAGATGTCATCAAGGCCATTGATATGTAACTGGCAtataattcacaaaaattacagTTCACAACCAAGTTTGTAAGTCTTACATgaaagctacagctgtacagatCCTGAATGACACAttggtgtctgtatgtgtgtgctggCTGTGCCCATGTTTCTTTGCTGATACCATCCACATATCATCCTACCCTGCAACTTACATCTCTGCACACACACTTAGTCTTTACGAATACTAGATTATGTAAAATGCATTGGCCTCCATCAGTGTGTAGAGATTGATATTAACAAAAACTTCGGGGTGCCAACAGTCAAAATTTAATTTTAATCACTCTGCCAATATTATCCAAAGACACTGctttgtgttttacagtaaattgcCAGTACACAAATATTTCAGTTCCCATCATATACACACAAAGCTACACTGTAAACTGAAAATACAGTATGATACGGACAATAAGGAGGGTGATGTAAAATTCCTTAAAACATTGATTCAATTGAAGGAATCACATCTACTGCACTAAAAATTTGTCCATTAATTTTCTTTGGATAATGATCAATCAAGCACCATGCTCACTTAGAAAAGAATCAAACTGATGACGCTGCTGCTGCACTGAGAAAAATTGTTGGTTCCATATTCAAATACAGATGGTAGCAGTGCAGTATCATCATATCAGTTTAATTCTTGTAAATGCAATAATGTTCTATCTCTCAGTTTAGCGCCCTCTATTGTCTGCTTCAGATCAGTGAGTTCCTTTTTAGGCATGTCATTTGTTACAAGGAACACATCATCGATGCTTACTGAACACTTTCCTTCCCTGAGAGCAAACTGGACTATGCTCCTCAGCTGTTCTGAATTCCGAAAGAGATTTTGGACCCTGGCTCCGTTTGGCAGGCGAACTGCCAGAAGTACGTTTGAGGATGGATCCTCGGGCTCTGAACTGCTTATGACGCTTGATCTCGACGAGGCTTCCGCATGACTTGCGCTTTTGCGTCTGGCAAACTGCTGCATACGAATGGCTCTCCGCGATACGCTCTTGGCCGACTGAGGGGGAGGCACTGGCCGTGGTGCTGTCCTCATCTCTGTCTGTGATGATGATCGCTCAAGCACTTTAATCCTTTGCTCTCTGATTTCACTGTTTTCTCTTTCAACACTTATTGGCAAGTTCCGACTGCCTTGAGGTAATTCACGTTCGCCATGATCACTTGGTGGGTGGGTGTCCTTCTCCTGACCAATTCCTGGAAGAGGCATATATTTGGCTATAGAACTTCTAGCCAACACTTCCCTTTGGGCTTGCTGGCTAGTGTGAAGGTCTTTTGACATTGCCTTGGAAATGGACGCGACAGCTTCACAGCTTTTGCTCTCTCTATTTCTACTGCTATGGTCACTTTCGTCTGGCTGAGAGGATTTCAGTTTCAGCTTCACCTTCAAAATATTCCCTTCACTCTCATCCTCTAGGCCATCGCTCCCGCAACTCCTGAGACCACGTAATCCACCAGGTTTGGGACTAGAAGAGCCGGATAATACTGAAGAGGATGAACTGCACTCGGCATCTGTTTGATAGCCTTCTGGTGTGGATACCGGATTGCTCAGTCGAGAGCAACTTCTCGTTGATGGGGTCTCCACGGCAACTGCAAGCTCGGGATGAGGACGATCATCACTGCCTGATGTCCTCTCTGAAGACATAGTTCCAGCAGAACGACACTCATCATCTGACCCATCCCCTACGATACTCGAAAGGTCAAGTCTCGGAGGAAAAATGCCTCGATGCTCAATAGGAGAGTCTCTCTGTAATGATGGCTCTCGAACAGGTGATTCTCTTGACGGCACCCTGCGACGCAACTCCTTGGGCTTTGGTTGATAACTGTGCTGCTGCAGCACTGAGGATTTCTTGGGTGGGGGAGACGGAGTGTAGCATGAGATACCGCTATCCTTCGTCTCCAGCGGTAACTTGGCTGATGCTCGCTGTTCGTGCTGCTTAGCTTCCATGTTGGACCGTTGACATTTTGCATAAAGTGTGGTATGTTAGAGACATCAGGAATGATTCTGTGAAATATTGCTGTCCCCCGTGCAGATGAAGCAATTGTGGATGATCAGCAAACAAATTTGTCTAGCTTCTCTGAAGAATCAGTTTAGTTATTATGATTGCTGAAAGTGAAGGAATCATCACTGTCAGAAACACTGCAGCTATCTGATGCCCACCCTAATCCGTTTCCCACGGTGACTTGTAGGTGCTGATGTTAAGCAATCCTTCTCCATATTTCTTTTGACTGGTGCCCTacaagaaggaagaaaaaaaggggggttcAGTTATACATAAACTATAAAGCTCAtccagaagaaaaaacaaacagacggacagaTGGATAAAAATTTACACACAGCTGCTAAATACTCGGAGATGATATAAAGACACTTAAACACAGTAATGCAGTATACGTTATGTTACTTCCTATGACCTAACAAGTAGTTGTTGTCATGCTTGTACAATATCAATTGTATGCTACACGGTTGTTCTCCATGAGAAATGTTTGTCTTTCACATTACAATTGGTatcttgaaaaaacaaacaaacagacaaacaaacatcaaaactTCGTTCACTCTGCTTAAGATATATCCAGGATCTCAGTGACACTTCAAGATATAAATTTTATAAAAATTTAGTTGTACAGAGTACTCTATGAAttcaagaacaacaacaaaattgtacacatttttttttttttaaacatctaAGTGCCAAAGTTTGGGGCTGTGCTAGCTACATCTATATACTGTCAAAACAACCATTTCATTTTAATGTGCACATACAATTTATGGTAGATAATTTTCCTATCAGTTAACAGCATACATGATGAATTTCACCTACTGCAAATTGTTCATGCAGACCTACACTAGTCTAAAGTCTAAGCCTGCTAATAAATAATTTTGGTTTGTTTAGAGGGAACAATGCAATGTGTCTTCAATCataggtacatgcatatttCACAATGATTTTCAACTTTGATCAACCAAGGTCCCAGGTATAAggttatctaaaaacaaaactagTTTCTCCAAAACTTCCAACCAACAGGGTTGCATTCAGAGCACAGCACTGTAACGTTAGCCCCTGCATGATGTGAGCAAGAGGTTTGTTGTCTCCGACTCAGTCCGAGTGCTGCATTACGACCCCAGTGCCCATCCGCCCATAAACAGTTCAGAGGTCTTTAATAATATCTTCAAGTAACTGTGACTCACCGAACGCGACATTACAACTGTACAATGGAGCCTCTAAATTTAACTatactatacacagcccagtcgctgtaaaaaagCAACAGGGCTGTACCAGGGTAGTGCACAACAACAAAGCGAACATGGTGATCACgttgagttttgatacttgacatcatttttgtcacctcaaactagGAGGTTGAGACTCTGTGTCTCTGGAGGTGCCTTGTGTCATTTTAGGGGGCTCAAAAATCCACTTCAATCTGCCCCTTTTCATTAGCCATCAAGCTTTTTGTGGCTAAAAACATCACTTTTTAGCAGTTGAAGTGTCAACATTTTGCTTAATTTCTGGATCTTGTAAATTTCATGTTGTGAAATTTGAGGTTGACTTTTGGCTTGCTTGGACCTGTTTACCCACTCATTTTATTGTGGTCCCACACCACACATTTTGTGCTGGACAACTACAGTTCTACATGTACAACAAGTGCCATTTACAGGTGCACTTCCTACCAAAGTTGAAGTTACTACTGCTATCCAGCTTCATTGGTGTATGTGGTTCCAGCCCAGCTGATGATGTAACGTATACATTTTGATCTTGTCTTCATCTTTTGGTTGAAATTTTGAGGTTGACTTTTGACTTTTGGCTTGCCTGGACTTGTTCATCCTTTCATTTTATTGTGGTCCCACACCACACTTTTGTACTTGACAAAAACCAGCATGCTGAACTGAACAGAGCTGAACTTCAAGCCCCATCCACTTCTTATTATTACACGTGTAGTCTTACCTTGCTACTACTGTCTTACACAATGTAGTTCCAGCCCAGCTCATATGACGTAACATATGAATTTTATTTTTGCCAACAACGTAGCGTCTCAATATTGCAGTTTCTCAACACTTTGGATTTAAATGATAGCATACCAAAGCGATGATGGGTGTAAGCAAAAATCCTCACCAACTTCTCATTGTGTTCTTTGCTGCTATCTCAATTCTGCACACCCTACAATTTGTACAAAGAGAGATGTGCACCACCAAGAAGCAGCTACAAAGTGTAAACTGTTCTGATGAATTTAAGGTCAGTTTTCTTGTCTCAATGTCCAAAAAGCTGAGACATGTCTCGGTAAACACACGATTGCTTGACTTTCGGTCAACATCCCCGGTTCACCTCCATCTGTTGCTCCTGCTTAGTGGTCAAGTAGAATCCAACCCTGGACCTGCTACAAGTGATCCTGAACAGGAGTATCCTTGTGCCGTTTGCGGAGGAAATGTAAACGACAGTGACCCAGCTCTACTGTGTGATGTGTGCAGCTATTGGTGCCACATCTCATGCGTTGGCATTTCGGCACACAGTTACGATCAGCTCTGTACTAAATCCAAAAGTTTTGCCTGGAATTGCTTAAAATGTGGATCGATGAACATTGGATCCAGTTATTCCTTGCAAGGACTTAATTTTACTGATGCAAACAGTTTCTCTCTACTCGAAGACAGCCAGCTTGATTCTTCAGCTTCAACAAGCTTCCCAGTCACTTCTACACCCACCAAAACAACTAACAGGCGCCCGTATGTACCACCACCCAAGCCTCACTTCTCGCCTCCACAATCTTGCCCACCAAGGACTAGACAAAAGAGCAGACGCAAGGCTTTTAAGGTCATGACCTTGAACTGCAATGGTCTGAAAGGGAGTTCCAAGCGCTCAAACTTCAATGCAGCGATCACTCAGCATTCTCCAGACATTATCTTGGGGTGTGAATCCAAGCTGAATGCCGACATCCCTACTTACTCCATTTTTCCAGACAGCTACTTGGTTCTTCGTAAAGACCGAAATCAGTATGGGGGAGGCATTTTTATTGCTGTACGAGATGACATCACAATCAGTGAATGCCCACATCTTACTTCCGACTGCGAACTCCTATGGTGCACTCTTGAGTTAGCAAACACCAAACAGCTCTTCCTTGGTTCTTATTACTGCCCACCAAATGAGCGTCAAGCTAGTCTTACGGGGTTGGAAAACTCTCTTTCTACCTTGATGGGAAATCGGCGGAGTCATCCCAACATCCTCATCGCAGGGGATTTCAATCACCCTGACATCAACTGGGAAGGCCAGACCACAAGCAATCCCACCTCTGCCACAACACACCAAAAATTACTGGACATCCTGCTCACAAACTCCTTATTCCAGTTAGTACGTGATGTTACCCGCCCTTCATCTGGAAATGTTCTTGACTTAATCTGCACATCAAATCCTAGCTTTGTGACCAATGTAGAGGTTCTACCTGGAATTTCAGATCACCATTTGCTGACATACACCATCAACCTGAGTCCAAACCAACAA of Diadema setosum chromosome 15, eeDiaSeto1, whole genome shotgun sequence contains these proteins:
- the LOC140238786 gene encoding uncharacterized protein, translated to MEAKQHEQRASAKLPLETKDSGISCYTPSPPPKKSSVLQQHSYQPKPKELRRRVPSRESPVREPSLQRDSPIEHRGIFPPRLDLSSIVGDGSDDECRSAGTMSSERTSGSDDRPHPELAVAVETPSTRSCSRLSNPVSTPEGYQTDAECSSSSSVLSGSSSPKPGGLRGLRSCGSDGLEDESEGNILKVKLKLKSSQPDESDHSSRNRESKSCEAVASISKAMSKDLHTSQQAQREVLARSSIAKYMPLPGIGQEKDTHPPSDHGERELPQGSRNLPISVERENSEIREQRIKVLERSSSQTEMRTAPRPVPPPQSAKSVSRRAIRMQQFARRKSASHAEASSRSSVISSSEPEDPSSNVLLAVRLPNGARVQNLFRNSEQLRSIVQFALREGKCSVSIDDVFLVTNDMPKKELTDLKQTIEGAKLRDRTLLHLQELN